One window of Leptospira yasudae genomic DNA carries:
- a CDS encoding DNA-processing protein DprA, producing the protein MNPFVLSDSAVARLFHKNRIFEIVNSWEESIPYLERFLPAAVLDRALTASETIPRALERTGFSAFTIFDPRYPSLLKEIYDPPLLLFFQGNLGVLRENVAAVVGTRNPSPISVYACELFPTYLKRQGFSGIVSGLAKGIDAAVMHASLDNTLDVIGVMGTGPEIEYPFENKKLYQRMKSSDRTLILTEYPPGHKTMKYSFPKRNRIVTGLCGDVFIVEAPQKSGAISSACNALEQNRRIFVFSDPLQSQNQGGEILIEDGAERLDLQIISLGMREVFHINDLLPDSQSKIPGMLAELSKKRFSGEWKPIGSGYYARKTFFQPLLPGFENGPGLVPGVL; encoded by the coding sequence ATGAACCCCTTCGTCCTTTCGGATTCCGCCGTCGCAAGGCTTTTTCATAAAAATAGAATATTCGAAATCGTGAATTCTTGGGAAGAATCGATTCCGTATCTGGAACGGTTTCTTCCCGCGGCGGTTTTGGATCGCGCGCTTACCGCTTCGGAAACGATTCCGCGCGCCTTGGAACGAACCGGTTTTTCCGCCTTTACGATCTTTGATCCGCGGTATCCTTCCCTTTTAAAGGAAATTTACGATCCTCCTTTGCTTTTGTTTTTTCAAGGAAACTTGGGAGTTTTGCGGGAAAACGTCGCCGCGGTTGTCGGAACGAGAAATCCTTCTCCGATTTCCGTATATGCGTGCGAGTTATTTCCCACTTATTTAAAGCGACAAGGTTTTTCGGGGATCGTATCGGGACTTGCCAAAGGAATCGACGCGGCGGTCATGCACGCGTCCTTAGACAATACGTTAGACGTCATCGGAGTTATGGGAACCGGACCGGAAATAGAATATCCCTTTGAAAACAAAAAACTCTATCAAAGAATGAAGTCCTCCGATCGGACTTTGATTCTCACCGAATATCCTCCGGGTCATAAAACGATGAAATATTCGTTTCCTAAACGAAACAGAATCGTGACCGGTCTTTGCGGCGACGTGTTTATCGTGGAAGCGCCTCAAAAATCGGGAGCGATTTCCTCGGCCTGCAACGCTCTCGAACAAAACCGGAGAATCTTCGTGTTTTCCGATCCGCTCCAATCTCAGAATCAAGGCGGAGAAATTTTGATCGAAGACGGAGCGGAACGTCTCGATCTGCAAATCATCTCTTTGGGGATGCGAGAAGTCTTTCATATCAACGATCTTTTACCCGATTCTCAATCGAAAATCCCGGGAATGCTTGCAGAACTTTCAAAGAAGCGCTTTTCTGGCGAGTGGAAACCGATCGGTTCCGGTTATTATGCGAGAAAAACTTTTTTCCAACCTCTTCTCCCCGGATTTGAAAACGGTCCCGGCTTGGTCCCTGGGGTTTTATAG
- a CDS encoding HTTM domain-containing protein, producing MREKLFSNLFSPDLKTVPAWSLGFYRIVLGVLLFILAFRYFSNGWISRYFLDPVFHFKFYGLSWIGVLPAWILYPLFVSLLFFAVCISLGIFYRVSVLCFFLIFSYINLLEVAVYLNHYYLICLLLFLLIWIPADKALNVFHIFRIFKSRTIQEIDPIPAWNLYILRFQVGVVYFFGGIGKLVPDWLFDAQPVRIWLLRNSDIPIFGPTLSMPASGYFFSYAGLIFDLSVPFLLLNKRTRAFGYSLVLIFHFLTWKLFPIGMFPWVMVLNATLFFSPKWPVDLFQFLESKRMLPDRENILHFLWTRFPIHFRKSFFAFIESFLTFLESKSNASESFLFAKAKTIRGKFGILLSDRSLRYFWIFYVFFQCAFPLRHFLYPGNHLWTEQGFRFSWQIMLVQKNGIASFRVVNQQTGETNVILPESHLNEIQRLMMSYQPDMILQFAHWIGKTEKERTGQDVSVYADVMVSLNGRKSQVLIDPDRDLMKVSNSLANKEWILSGDEE from the coding sequence ATGCGAGAAAAACTTTTTTCCAACCTCTTCTCCCCGGATTTGAAAACGGTCCCGGCTTGGTCCCTGGGGTTTTATAGAATCGTCCTCGGCGTCCTTCTTTTTATATTAGCATTTCGTTATTTTTCAAACGGATGGATCTCCCGTTATTTTTTGGACCCGGTATTTCATTTTAAATTCTACGGTCTTTCCTGGATCGGGGTTCTTCCCGCATGGATTTTATATCCTCTTTTCGTTTCGCTTCTCTTTTTCGCGGTTTGTATCTCTTTGGGAATCTTTTATCGCGTCTCGGTGCTTTGTTTCTTTCTGATTTTCTCTTATATCAACCTTCTGGAAGTCGCCGTTTACCTGAATCACTATTATCTGATCTGTCTTCTTTTGTTTCTTTTGATCTGGATTCCGGCGGACAAGGCGCTAAATGTATTTCATATTTTTAGAATATTCAAAAGTCGCACGATTCAAGAGATCGATCCGATTCCTGCATGGAACCTTTACATCCTCCGCTTTCAAGTCGGCGTCGTTTATTTTTTCGGAGGAATCGGAAAACTCGTCCCGGATTGGTTGTTCGACGCGCAACCCGTTCGGATTTGGCTTTTACGGAATTCGGACATTCCGATTTTCGGGCCTACGCTTTCCATGCCCGCCTCGGGATATTTTTTCAGCTACGCGGGATTGATCTTCGACCTGAGCGTTCCGTTTCTTCTTTTGAACAAAAGAACGAGAGCCTTCGGATATTCATTAGTCTTAATATTCCATTTTTTGACTTGGAAGTTATTTCCGATCGGAATGTTCCCTTGGGTGATGGTTTTAAACGCGACCTTGTTCTTTTCGCCCAAATGGCCCGTGGATCTGTTCCAGTTTCTCGAGTCGAAACGAATGCTTCCCGATCGGGAGAACATTCTGCATTTCTTATGGACTCGTTTTCCGATCCACTTTAGGAAATCGTTCTTCGCCTTCATCGAATCCTTTCTTACGTTTTTAGAATCCAAATCGAACGCTTCCGAATCGTTTCTTTTCGCAAAAGCGAAAACGATCCGCGGCAAATTCGGGATTCTTTTATCCGATCGGTCCCTGCGATACTTCTGGATTTTTTACGTATTCTTTCAATGCGCGTTTCCTCTCCGGCATTTTTTATATCCTGGAAATCATCTTTGGACGGAACAGGGATTTCGTTTTTCCTGGCAGATCATGCTCGTTCAAAAAAACGGGATCGCTTCCTTTCGGGTCGTAAATCAGCAAACCGGAGAAACGAACGTGATTCTCCCGGAATCGCATCTCAACGAAATTCAAAGACTGATGATGAGTTATCAACCGGATATGATTCTTCAATTCGCACACTGGATCGGTAAAACGGAAAAGGAAAGAACCGGTCAGGACGTTTCGGTTTATGCGGACGTTATGGTTTCGTTAAACGGAAGAAAAAGCCAGGTCCTCATCGATCCCGATCGGGATCTGATGAAGGTTTCCAATTCTCTCGCGAACAAAGAATGGATTCTTTCCGGCGACGAAGAATGA
- the ygiD gene encoding 4,5-DOPA dioxygenase extradiol, which yields MNPVVFFGHGSPMNLVIQSDFTRNLEEFGSTLKDVKNVLVVSAHWKTRGTYVTVSDPPEQIYDFYGFPQELYEVKYRPAGSPELAQRVKNLLKSVDVQTTTEWGIDHGSWGVLYFLFQRANLPVVQLSIDANLSPEQQYEIGRELQPLREEGTLILGSGNIVHNLRAADFHNMNAVPSDWAIEFDEFVRQSLESRNDKAILEFQKKGEIAKLSTPSTEHFEPIFYVLGAMKPEEKVKFIHHSFQNRSVSMRSFTSV from the coding sequence ATGAACCCCGTAGTATTTTTCGGTCACGGTTCCCCGATGAACCTCGTAATCCAGTCGGACTTCACTCGAAATCTGGAGGAATTCGGTTCCACACTTAAGGATGTCAAAAACGTCCTCGTCGTATCCGCACATTGGAAAACGAGAGGAACTTATGTGACCGTTTCCGATCCGCCCGAGCAGATTTACGATTTTTACGGATTTCCTCAGGAGTTGTATGAGGTAAAGTATCGTCCCGCCGGATCGCCCGAACTTGCGCAGAGAGTAAAAAATCTTCTGAAGAGCGTAGACGTACAGACAACGACAGAATGGGGGATCGATCACGGAAGTTGGGGAGTTCTCTATTTTCTCTTTCAAAGGGCAAATCTTCCCGTGGTTCAACTGAGCATCGACGCGAATCTGAGTCCGGAACAGCAGTACGAGATCGGACGCGAGCTGCAGCCTCTAAGGGAAGAAGGAACCTTGATTTTGGGAAGCGGTAATATCGTGCACAATCTGAGAGCCGCCGACTTCCACAACATGAACGCGGTTCCGTCCGATTGGGCGATCGAGTTCGACGAGTTTGTCCGTCAGTCATTGGAATCCAGAAACGACAAGGCGATCCTCGAGTTTCAGAAGAAGGGTGAGATCGCGAAGTTATCCACGCCGAGTACGGAACATTTCGAGCCGATTTTTTACGTGTTGGGAGCGATGAAACCGGAAGAAAAAGTGAAGTTCATACATCACAGTTTTCAGAATCGATCCGTATCGATGCGGTCCTTCACTTCGGTTTAA
- a CDS encoding beta strand repeat-containing protein, with the protein MFRIFVLIFLSVFFQRCMAWPMLTGAIGLAAGKKGSSPLFFLPGGSSDPVLTRIELSSENSSIAKGTNTTLHVTAIFDNGTNKDVTSSSSIVSASESIAAVQGNSVRGISAGETTLRAEYQSLSAEFKITVTSAVLHSIQVSSSDSGSLPKGTSRQFSAIGIFSDGSNQDLSTDPLLVWSTSNSSLLSVNASGLVTGLNLGTANVRAVWGSQQGFASVTVSSAILSSIQVTPANPSLPLGANQQLTATGVFSDNSTQDISSSVTWTVLDTGIASVQSNGLLESSNTGSTTVFASVGSVIGSTGLTVTSATLVGISVTPVNSSRAKGLTQNFTATGILSDNTSIDITDQVSWTSSDTNILTISNVFGNNGLASTLNQGSVVVTASIGGIEGFTDFTVTQATLVSIAVTPAASSKAKGLTQQFTATGIFTDNTAQDLTTLATWTSSSGAVSVSNVSGSEGFAQTLFTGSAVITATFDGISGNTSFTVTSAILTSIQVTPNDPSLAKGLTRSFFATGIYSDLTNADITTSVTWASSDPTVSSISNATGSEGSAFGNSIGSTNITAHLGTVTSSSSTLSVTAAELVSIGITPASSSKAKGLTENFSATGIFTDNSTQDLTEQVTWSSSDTVIAQISNVAGNKGFTNALVSGSSDISATLGSVTSPSVSFTVTAAELVSIAVTPSNSSLAKGLTGQLNATGTYTDNSTEDLTNLVSWSSSNSSRAIISNAAGSQGLATAVGVGSVSMTATLGSISGSTGLNVTAAVLTSIQVTPSLAFVAKGLTRQFAATGIYSDNSTQDLTTLATWVSSDSSKVIIGNAAGSEGLALSVTLGSSNIRAIYNSIQSAPATMTVTAAELVSIVVSPPSPSKAKGLTQQFTATGIFTDSTSQDLTSLATWYSSDMSVASISNAIGSMGLATALTTGFSDVYAVYNSINSNTVSFGVTPATLVSLQLSPVNGSLAKGLTQQFTALGVYTDASTQDLTSSVTWVSANTASSTISNAVGTVGRATAIQIGTSTITATSGSITGSTNFTVSAAILSSIAVSPTNPTINATATRQFSAVGTYTDGTTTDLTSSATWASSNPSMATVSNASGTQGLATGISAGSPTISATYNSVSGNTTLTVNAIDTTPPTITSAVSLSPTTIRVVYSESVNNTEALTLSNYKIVNSSSFTGNCSDNTDFTGNSQTGDFALSGISGSGNTFTITLSTSQLSGKTYTLVVNKAGVHDLSFAPNLLGCPNNADFTGQEQLKIFGAVCNTVGRVIVSFSKPLFAGADIAKSAECSNQTQCALRYKFTGVSSLGNVTSAKILDGSVCGGAAADSSKVCITHSLSQSGGQYTIIAANNLDGDGFDNASWGAIRNSSDTENLQSSPKDRTSFIGCGSSPVNFTDGPVATNPFADDSSFGYLTGYNNRIYIGPNTNGNQAVRFNYDGTSPESVSFSFTKDTTSSSGTSNVSSNSASTRDGGIGVPPYVTIGHTGCTLNNANQATGCGPDNEDGRGVFATGSLGGTAHILMAGSRSAENFNYLYYSSDTDSGLDFKYIDMGTITGTVTAGTSSITVLNDRIYAGFAKRNQGSNSPDFGKITFNTADSTRCTIGSNCNANDGSRGDRFRIDRMPYFGGGSQEGNNSSINWAYYVGIDSLFVFNGRIYAANGGFPNSLHNGSIIRSTSGNPTPCDGTDSCPGWVDAAPRSDAKWHNGSNNNWFSLELTKYYDMIPGDKAFSQFAEFNGRMYVTRTICVTPQDNSGLRGSVQTIAGCTNGSYTNRRPQLWKCDPSLSGNSTLCDAGDWSVVGDDGNGFTNFGNVSNHSMTMVVANGSYLYVGFDNESGIQIWRTNIANPGSASNAWEQVGGSGLGDATNRQIYSAISGADAGMNYIYVSVGKNNQPVRVYRQQNN; encoded by the coding sequence ATGTTTAGAATTTTCGTTTTGATTTTCCTTTCCGTTTTTTTTCAACGTTGTATGGCTTGGCCGATGCTTACGGGCGCCATTGGTTTAGCGGCCGGGAAAAAAGGAAGTTCTCCGTTATTCTTTCTTCCCGGAGGTTCTTCCGATCCGGTCCTGACTCGCATCGAATTAAGTTCCGAAAATTCTTCCATTGCTAAAGGAACAAACACCACTCTTCACGTCACCGCGATCTTCGATAACGGAACGAACAAGGACGTTACGAGCTCTTCTTCTATCGTTTCTGCTTCGGAGTCCATTGCTGCGGTGCAGGGAAATTCCGTTCGAGGGATTTCCGCCGGTGAAACGACGCTACGGGCGGAATATCAAAGTTTGAGCGCGGAGTTTAAGATCACAGTTACTTCCGCCGTTTTACATTCAATTCAAGTATCCAGCTCCGATTCCGGTTCTCTTCCTAAAGGTACGAGTCGCCAATTTTCTGCGATCGGTATCTTTTCGGACGGTTCCAATCAAGACCTTTCCACGGATCCTTTGCTCGTTTGGTCTACGAGCAATTCTTCTTTATTAAGCGTCAACGCTTCCGGTTTGGTTACGGGCCTCAATTTGGGAACGGCGAATGTTCGGGCCGTTTGGGGTTCTCAGCAAGGGTTTGCCTCCGTGACCGTAAGCTCGGCGATTTTATCCTCCATTCAAGTCACTCCGGCCAATCCAAGTCTTCCTTTAGGCGCCAATCAGCAGCTGACTGCGACCGGAGTTTTTTCGGACAATTCCACACAGGACATTTCTTCGTCCGTGACTTGGACCGTTTTGGACACAGGCATCGCTTCCGTTCAATCGAACGGTTTATTAGAAAGTTCGAATACGGGTTCCACGACCGTTTTTGCTTCGGTGGGTTCCGTGATCGGCTCCACCGGACTGACGGTGACGTCCGCGACGCTCGTTGGAATTTCCGTTACGCCGGTGAATTCTTCCCGTGCGAAAGGACTGACGCAGAATTTTACCGCGACCGGAATTCTTTCCGACAATACGAGCATCGACATTACCGATCAGGTTTCCTGGACTTCTTCCGATACGAACATATTAACGATTTCGAATGTATTCGGGAACAACGGGTTGGCTTCGACGCTCAACCAAGGAAGCGTCGTAGTCACCGCGTCCATCGGAGGAATCGAAGGTTTTACCGATTTTACGGTAACACAAGCGACCCTCGTTTCGATCGCAGTGACTCCCGCTGCTTCGTCCAAAGCGAAAGGACTTACACAGCAATTTACCGCAACGGGAATCTTTACGGACAACACCGCACAGGATCTGACGACTTTGGCGACTTGGACTTCCTCTTCGGGAGCAGTAAGCGTGTCTAACGTCTCCGGTTCGGAAGGATTCGCACAGACTTTGTTTACGGGAAGCGCCGTGATTACCGCAACGTTTGACGGGATTTCGGGGAACACTTCCTTTACGGTTACTTCCGCAATTCTTACTTCGATTCAAGTCACCCCGAACGATCCTTCTTTGGCGAAAGGATTAACTCGTTCCTTTTTTGCTACGGGGATTTATTCGGATCTTACGAACGCGGATATTACGACTTCCGTAACTTGGGCGTCTTCCGATCCGACGGTTTCATCGATTTCAAACGCGACGGGAAGCGAAGGAAGCGCATTCGGAAATTCGATCGGTTCCACCAATATCACCGCTCATTTAGGAACCGTCACTAGCTCTTCGTCTACGTTATCCGTAACAGCAGCCGAACTCGTTTCTATCGGAATCACTCCCGCTTCTTCCTCGAAAGCAAAAGGACTTACGGAGAATTTTTCAGCCACGGGAATTTTTACGGACAACTCTACGCAGGACTTAACCGAGCAAGTGACTTGGTCTTCGTCCGATACGGTGATCGCGCAGATCTCGAACGTCGCGGGGAACAAAGGTTTTACGAACGCTCTTGTTTCCGGTTCGAGCGATATCTCCGCGACTTTGGGTTCCGTGACCAGTCCTTCCGTTTCGTTCACGGTAACCGCTGCGGAACTCGTTTCCATCGCCGTTACGCCGAGTAATTCTTCCCTTGCAAAAGGATTAACGGGGCAACTGAACGCGACGGGAACGTATACCGATAACTCCACCGAAGATCTTACGAATCTTGTTTCTTGGTCTTCTTCCAATTCCTCGAGAGCGATCATAAGCAACGCAGCAGGATCGCAAGGTCTTGCAACCGCAGTCGGAGTGGGAAGTGTGAGTATGACCGCAACTCTCGGTTCCATTTCCGGTAGCACCGGCTTGAACGTGACCGCCGCCGTGTTGACTTCGATTCAAGTTACGCCGAGCCTCGCTTTCGTCGCCAAAGGTCTTACGAGACAATTTGCCGCGACCGGTATTTATTCGGACAATTCGACCCAAGACCTGACCACTCTTGCCACTTGGGTTTCTTCCGATTCTTCCAAGGTGATCATCGGAAACGCGGCAGGCTCCGAAGGCTTGGCGCTCTCAGTTACTTTAGGAAGTTCGAATATTCGAGCAATCTACAATTCCATCCAGAGCGCCCCCGCTACGATGACCGTTACCGCGGCGGAATTAGTCAGCATCGTGGTGAGTCCGCCTTCTCCCTCCAAGGCGAAAGGACTTACGCAACAATTTACTGCGACCGGAATTTTTACGGACAGCACGAGTCAGGATCTTACTTCTCTTGCGACTTGGTATTCTTCCGATATGAGCGTGGCTTCCATCAGCAACGCGATCGGCTCTATGGGTTTGGCGACCGCATTGACCACGGGCTTTTCCGATGTTTACGCGGTTTATAATTCCATAAACAGCAACACCGTTTCGTTCGGAGTCACACCAGCAACGTTAGTCTCTCTTCAACTTTCTCCGGTAAACGGAAGTCTTGCCAAAGGTCTTACGCAGCAATTTACAGCGCTCGGAGTTTATACGGACGCATCCACGCAGGATTTGACTTCTTCCGTAACTTGGGTAAGCGCGAACACTGCTTCGTCTACGATCTCAAACGCCGTTGGTACGGTGGGAAGAGCGACCGCGATTCAAATCGGAACCAGCACGATCACGGCCACTTCCGGTTCGATCACCGGCAGTACGAACTTCACCGTAAGCGCGGCCATTCTTTCTTCGATCGCCGTGTCCCCGACTAATCCGACCATCAACGCGACCGCGACTCGGCAATTCTCCGCGGTGGGAACCTATACGGACGGAACGACTACGGACTTAACTTCTTCCGCAACCTGGGCAAGCTCGAATCCATCCATGGCAACCGTGAGCAACGCGTCGGGAACGCAGGGTTTGGCTACGGGAATTTCCGCGGGAAGTCCTACCATCTCCGCGACTTACAATTCCGTTTCGGGAAATACGACTCTTACCGTGAATGCGATCGACACGACGCCTCCTACGATCACGTCCGCCGTTTCCTTATCGCCGACTACGATCCGAGTGGTATATTCAGAATCCGTAAACAACACGGAGGCATTGACCTTATCCAACTATAAGATCGTAAACAGTTCTTCCTTTACCGGAAATTGTTCGGACAATACGGACTTTACCGGAAATTCTCAAACGGGCGATTTTGCGCTGAGCGGCATCAGTGGAAGCGGAAACACGTTTACGATTACGTTGTCTACTTCGCAGCTTTCCGGAAAAACATATACGCTCGTCGTAAACAAAGCGGGTGTTCACGATCTTTCCTTCGCTCCGAATCTTTTAGGTTGTCCGAATAACGCCGATTTTACGGGACAAGAGCAACTCAAAATTTTCGGCGCGGTCTGCAACACCGTGGGAAGAGTGATCGTATCCTTCTCCAAACCGTTGTTTGCGGGAGCGGACATCGCTAAGTCCGCGGAATGTTCCAATCAAACACAGTGCGCACTTCGGTATAAATTTACGGGAGTTTCTTCCTTAGGAAACGTCACGAGCGCGAAAATTTTGGACGGAAGCGTTTGCGGCGGAGCAGCCGCGGATTCCTCCAAAGTTTGTATTACGCATTCCTTATCTCAGTCCGGCGGTCAATATACGATCATCGCGGCGAACAACTTGGACGGAGACGGATTCGACAACGCGTCTTGGGGAGCGATTCGCAACTCATCCGATACGGAGAATTTACAATCTTCTCCGAAAGATAGAACGAGCTTTATCGGTTGCGGAAGTTCTCCCGTAAACTTCACGGACGGGCCCGTTGCGACCAATCCGTTTGCAGACGATTCTTCCTTCGGTTATCTCACGGGATACAACAATCGGATTTATATCGGACCGAACACGAACGGAAACCAAGCCGTTCGATTTAATTACGACGGAACTTCTCCCGAGTCGGTATCGTTCTCCTTTACCAAGGATACGACTTCCTCTTCGGGAACTTCGAACGTATCGTCTAACAGCGCTTCGACGAGAGACGGAGGAATCGGAGTTCCTCCGTACGTGACGATCGGTCATACGGGTTGCACGCTCAACAACGCGAATCAGGCGACCGGTTGCGGTCCGGACAACGAAGACGGTCGAGGAGTATTCGCGACCGGTTCACTCGGTGGAACGGCTCATATCCTGATGGCGGGTTCCCGATCTGCGGAGAACTTTAATTATCTCTACTATTCTTCCGATACCGATTCGGGACTGGACTTCAAATACATCGATATGGGAACGATTACCGGAACGGTTACCGCGGGAACTTCGTCGATCACAGTCTTGAACGATCGGATCTACGCGGGTTTTGCTAAGCGAAATCAAGGTTCGAATTCTCCGGACTTCGGTAAGATCACTTTCAATACAGCGGACTCCACGCGATGTACGATCGGCTCGAACTGCAACGCCAACGACGGTTCTCGCGGAGATCGTTTTAGAATCGATAGAATGCCTTACTTCGGAGGCGGTTCTCAGGAAGGAAACAACTCTTCGATCAACTGGGCTTACTATGTGGGAATCGATTCGCTCTTCGTTTTTAACGGAAGAATCTACGCCGCAAACGGAGGCTTTCCGAATTCGTTACACAATGGAAGTATAATACGTTCCACGAGCGGGAACCCTACTCCCTGCGACGGAACGGACAGTTGTCCGGGTTGGGTCGATGCCGCCCCGAGAAGCGACGCGAAGTGGCATAACGGATCGAACAACAATTGGTTCTCTCTCGAACTTACGAAATACTACGATATGATTCCGGGCGATAAGGCGTTCTCTCAGTTCGCGGAGTTTAACGGAAGAATGTATGTCACAAGAACGATCTGTGTGACTCCTCAGGACAACTCCGGTTTACGAGGATCGGTTCAAACGATCGCAGGTTGTACGAACGGATCCTATACGAATCGAAGACCGCAGCTTTGGAAGTGCGATCCAAGTCTGAGCGGAAACTCGACTTTGTGCGATGCGGGTGATTGGTCCGTGGTCGGAGACGACGGAAACGGCTTCACGAATTTCGGAAACGTTTCCAACCACAGTATGACGATGGTGGTCGCGAACGGATCGTATCTCTACGTCGGCTTTGACAACGAAAGCGGAATCCAAATCTGGAGAACCAATATCGCAAATCCGGGAAGCGCGTCGAACGCTTGGGAACAAGTAGGCGGAAGCGGTTTAGGCGACGCAACCAACCGTCAAATCTACTCGGCGATTTCTGGAGCGGACGCCGGAATGAACTACATCTACGTCAGCGTCGGAAAGAACAATCAACCCGTACGAGTTTACAGACAACAGAATAATTGA
- a CDS encoding LIC_10463 family lipoprotein — MLHRQTLSLIVTVLILICFVLCGEEGNSERLSFTTNDQNEMIRLQSFVHGRMEPGRNIQTYEFILKQSENMRGVFQIDSVSSDLKLELIKKEFPFDSKTSCANTNSGNTFSCKIEIQSLEKGTYRLTVFRATNKKESDFNLFAGIFGKGYIDVDSTSDR, encoded by the coding sequence ATGCTACATCGACAAACCTTATCACTGATCGTTACCGTGCTAATTCTAATCTGCTTCGTTCTCTGCGGAGAAGAGGGAAATTCGGAACGACTTTCGTTTACGACGAACGATCAGAACGAAATGATTCGGCTTCAATCCTTCGTTCACGGAAGAATGGAACCGGGAAGAAACATTCAAACTTATGAATTTATTCTCAAACAATCGGAGAATATGCGTGGAGTCTTTCAAATCGATTCCGTGAGTTCCGATCTGAAACTCGAATTGATCAAAAAAGAATTTCCCTTCGACTCAAAGACTTCCTGTGCAAACACGAATTCAGGAAACACATTCTCCTGCAAAATCGAAATCCAATCCCTGGAAAAAGGAACGTATCGACTGACCGTTTTCAGGGCCACAAACAAAAAAGAATCCGATTTCAATCTATTTGCAGGGATATTCGGGAAAGGTTATATAGATGTCGACTCAACATCCGATCGTTAA
- a CDS encoding Bor/Iss family lipoprotein, with translation MSTQHPIVKATIVLLFMGIFVACQHTRVRFPQDPPKSCLNPSAQRQCRAALEDRERLNAEPSQMHVIPQSFYFWGMSPKNYPVNAVSYCPNGVKEAHQYSTFFDALYEQLTLGIYSPRTLDLICYN, from the coding sequence ATGTCGACTCAACATCCGATCGTTAAAGCGACGATCGTGCTTTTATTCATGGGAATCTTCGTCGCATGTCAGCACACACGCGTCCGATTTCCGCAGGATCCGCCCAAATCCTGTTTAAATCCGTCCGCGCAGAGACAGTGCAGGGCCGCGCTGGAGGACAGAGAACGGTTGAACGCGGAGCCGTCGCAGATGCACGTGATTCCTCAGTCCTTTTATTTCTGGGGAATGAGTCCGAAAAACTATCCGGTGAACGCGGTCAGCTATTGTCCGAACGGAGTGAAGGAAGCGCATCAGTATTCCACTTTTTTCGACGCGCTCTACGAACAGCTTACGCTCGGAATCTATTCACCGCGGACTCTGGATCTGATCTGCTACAACTGA
- a CDS encoding LA_3781 family PerA/PerB upregulated protein codes for MRFLKTILFAILIGAAAGCHNTTLQIYNTSEAVAFPVETKADQTYKQGGYAVGLIESFDTPEVKCQEGKPQILIQRNFWDNVIHWTIGGIYTRRTVQVFCKR; via the coding sequence ATGAGATTTTTGAAAACTATCCTTTTTGCGATTTTGATCGGAGCCGCGGCGGGATGTCACAATACCACATTACAAATTTATAATACATCCGAAGCGGTCGCATTTCCGGTAGAAACCAAAGCGGATCAGACCTATAAACAAGGCGGTTACGCCGTGGGTTTGATCGAGTCTTTCGATACGCCCGAGGTGAAATGTCAGGAAGGAAAACCCCAGATCCTCATCCAAAGAAACTTTTGGGATAACGTGATTCACTGGACGATCGGTGGAATCTACACCCGAAGGACCGTCCAAGTGTTTTGCAAAAGGTGA
- a CDS encoding VOC family protein: MQPRINIITLGVKDFEKAVRFYEEGLGFPRMKFEGNIAFFTLNGTWFALYPLEDLAEDVGVPAKGSGFRGFTLAYNGHSKEEVNEVIAKAEKAGAKIVKRPQDVFWGGYSSYFEDPEGYYWEVAWNPAFYPGPKDS, translated from the coding sequence ATGCAGCCAAGAATCAACATCATCACCTTAGGGGTAAAAGATTTCGAAAAAGCGGTTCGTTTTTATGAAGAAGGACTCGGATTCCCGCGCATGAAGTTCGAAGGAAACATCGCCTTCTTTACGTTAAACGGAACCTGGTTCGCTTTGTATCCGCTCGAAGACCTCGCCGAAGACGTCGGAGTTCCCGCAAAGGGAAGCGGTTTTCGGGGATTTACGCTTGCATACAACGGACATTCCAAAGAGGAAGTGAACGAAGTGATCGCAAAAGCGGAGAAGGCGGGAGCGAAAATTGTTAAGCGACCTCAAGACGTTTTCTGGGGCGGTTATTCGAGCTACTTCGAGGATCCCGAAGGATATTATTGGGAAGTCGCTTGGAATCCTGCGTTTTATCCGGGACCGAAAGATTCCTGA